ATAAATTATCAGCCATGGTGGGTTTTTGGCTCTCCGCCATCCGCCACTAACAACACTGCCTCCAAGCTGATCCCCAAATTCGATGTATCATGCCTCCCACTTCCAATAGAATCTCCAACCACTGAGTGGGGGTCCTTTACTAGCGTCCAAAGTCTTCAAGCTCAAACAAAACCCTTGACAAGCTTGACCACAAAAAATTACACCAATAGCCTCAATTCAATGCCAAACAGGACATGGAAATATGGAACATGGAACATACATCAAATAGTGCCATTACCCATCTTCTCCtgtcttgtcttcttcttctcctccttcaaTGGTAATGGTTTTAGCTCCAACTGTGGTGTGGTTTTAGCTGTTCTTCATCCAGAGATAGCTGTTTTTGACATCTTTGTGATGTAAAAGGGATACAAGCTGagcttttcaatttttaaagtGGGGTACAAGCTGAGATTTATTTAGAAACTTTGAGGACCATACCAACAGTTGTGATGTTGTTAAGAGTAAAGGGTCCAGTTAGAGTGATGGGGCCAGGGAGAACAACAGCAAGAAAATAACCATAATGTTAATTCTAACCAAGAGAATCCAAATGAGAATTTGAGATTCTATCAGCAGCAGAGAGGGAGGTCAAAGATCTTGAGATTTGTCAGCAAAAGTGCAAATATCAGAAAACCATAGTCAAAACTTTCACCACTCATCTGGACCATTCAATCTTtttaacaattatctgattgtTATTTTTGAAGGATTCGCCAGTGGACTGTTTTTTTACCGGACCACCTCAAGTGTCCCCTACATCAGACACACTGAACAAAAACAGAAGAACAAAAAAACATGCCTACCAGAGGCAGAATAATAATTCAGCCACCAAACAAAGCACATCCCAAGTCATGACCAAGATGAGAAAAGGAACTTTGTGGAGGAGGAAAACCAGTTCTATGAATTTGAAACAGCACACATTAGAAGACAAGCAAAAATTTACATTAGATAATGTTTTGGACGAACTGGCACAAAAGAGAAGAAAGGAGGGAAGGTCACATCAAAACCACAATCAAACTAGAAAGAAGCACCAGAAGAAGTCACAAAAGATCTGAAAGAATCAGTAATAACAGAAGGAAGAAAGGCAAACCAAAAACAGTTGCTTAGTAGAAAATCTCAAAACCATTAAAACATGACAGAAACATAATCAGTAGTTTCTCAAATCACCTCTAGTCAAGCAGAATTTAAGGGAAAGAAACCAAAACAGAAACAGATGAACATTAGAGTTTGACAGAAAATTTGTCAATGGTCTGTGCCATATAAGACCAtttggtcatagaggctctgataccgcATTGAAACTATAAGGTTTAGGTATAGGAAGATAGAAGGACTAGTAACCTTCATTaagaataataaaattatattcaCAGCAGAAGAGGGTCACGACAGCAACCCTGTGAGAACCGATTCTGATTTAAATAATGAGGAGAGAGTAATTGGGAACAGAGGAGAGAAAGTAACCAATTGTGGTGAACTCAATACCAAAGAAAGGAGACTCTCGTGAAGATGAATGGTACTGCTCTGAATCTCTCATTCCATATTAAGAATATCAGGTTTTAAGGTAAGGGAagcaagaaaagagagaaagtcaACTATTAGTGGTAAACTGAGAGTATGATTGATAGATGTGATGCGTTATCAGCCAAACCAAATGCTTTTATTTACACTAATAACAACTGCCAATACTACTAATACAAGTccaaacccacaaacaaaaaaactaatTGCCTAATGACCGCAATATCTAACACTAGGGAAATGTTACCAATGTGGATGTATGTAggaggagctcaatctacaaaTTTACAAACACACTTAGGTCTACAAATGCAAAGAGTTGAACCTCTATTTCAATCAACATTAATGTCAAAAATTTAATTCTATATATATAGAACAAGAAAtcggaaaaaaacaaaaatttgatgGATCCCAAGAAGGATAAACACTATCAACCAAATCATAGAAGATTGAAATGCATCATTTAGTATTTTGATCACAAACCAGTcttgttaatagcgcgctatagcggTGCAATAGCCTATAGCGTAGCACCCTAGGGGTTCACCGCTACGCCACTATTCACTGCTATTTGTCGCTATAGCGCCGCAATAGCGCTCgaaatagcgttttttgggTTTGCCGCTACACTACACTATCCGCCATTGACGACCCTGTCACAAACTAGCCTCAGAGAAATAAAATTCTTAAAACACTTAAACCAACCTTGATCCGCTCGTATTCTCTAATTGCAATGTTTTTGGCGTCTTCAGTGACTCTTATGGTTTCCTGTAGCTCCTCTAACTTACGAATCCTCGATTTGTCACCTCCAAAAATTTTAGATGATGCTGCTTCAAGTTTTTCAGCTCTTGACTGCAAAGAAGACAGTTCTGATAGAAGAGTCTGCACTGTCAACAGTGCACTAGAACGATCCGAGAATGCACTATGAACTGCCAACATTAATCCAAGATATTCATGAAGCGTATCCTGCTATGCATAAATTGGAAAATGTCAACATATTTACTGAATTTCCCTATATCAAGGAAGAGTGAGACCTTTGTAAGAATATATGTCAAGTTGCCAACCTATGGTAAATATATATTGGAAAGAATAtcttaaaatagaaaatgaggaatgcatatttaaaaaattaatattacaaAAAATTTGCTACATACCAAATGCTTCACAGTCTGAGCATTTAATTCTCGATATAATCTGCTAGCTTTAACAGCAGCGGTTGCAACACCTTTCATGTCAGTAGCCCGTACCCTCTGCGAGTTCAAGACAGCCTCTTCATTCTCAAATTTTGTCAATTTAATAAATGCCAACCCTAATTCACCCAATGTCTCTCCCATATCTTGCTGTGCTTTGACAAGTGATTCGGCCTGCATCAAATCGGTACACTATGAGAAAATTTATAGTAGACAATAACCAAACAGCCAAATAAACTAAGACTAGAGGGATATAAACTACAAAGATGATCTCAAATTCAAAGTGACAGTGAGCACACATCATAAACTCAATAAAAGAATGTAAGAGACAAGGTATCAGACACATAAGCAGACAGACAGAAGTATATATATGCACAATGTATGAGCTGAAATTGAAAGTGACACTGATAATATAAAACCACAAGAAAATAACACCTGCTGAGATGCACCATTGATTTGCTGTTCAAGTTCCTGAatcctttctttcttctccagGAACTCCTTGTCTTCCTCCACAACCGGTGGCTTGGAACCTCCCCAGTCATTAGCCATAGACTGCTTCAACTCCttaaacaacctcatcaaatccCTTCCCCCTTTGGCAGGCTGCACAACCTCGTGCGGGGCAATCACACTCTCCCCTAGCAACTGCTTGGGAAGCTTCGCCGCACCATCCAAAACCCTCGATGCCACGTCCGTCGTCAATGGCAGCGGCATCCTCCCCTGAACCTGCAGGAACACCCTGAACTCATCACTCTTCCTGATCACCGGATGATCCGCCAATCTTCGAAGATACTTCTCCAACGCCACCCTCCTCTGCTCCACAAACTCCTGTTTCTGCATCACCTGGCTCTCCACAATGCTCTTATCCGGCCTCGGCGGAATGAAAAACCCTCTATACGCCTCCGATAACCGATCGGATAGCGTCACAATATCCCTAAACCTTCTCCTCACCGCGAACTCAGACCCGCCAAACTCCAGAACATTCGTCCTCGTCGTGATCAAATACGTCACGTAACTACTCCCACCGGGAACAATCGAATTCGAATTCTCCTGCTCCTTCACCGGATTCgaaacggttattttcaaataCTCCGAGCTCGAAGAAGGGGATCTCGAGAGGGAAAGCCCATCAGAGCTGCTCGTAGGGCTATCGACACAGTTGGAGGCGGTTTCTCCGTCGAAGGGGCTGAAAACAGCGTCGGCGTAGGATGGCGGGTCGAGGTAGGAGGAAGTATCGtgggagttagggtttgagaATTCCCGGTTGTGGTGGTGATTCATCGGCGGAGATAGGAGGGGATCGGATTCGGCGGGAGTGGAGACGATCGGCGGCGAGAGAGGGTGTCGGGATTCGGAGAGAGTGCTCATGACGCTGCGGTAGTTGGAGTAGGATTTACTGCTGGACAAAACCTCGCCGTTGCCGTCGTCGTCGTGGAGGGCGAGGCTTTCCATTTCTTCTCTGGGCGCGGCGGCGGCGgagagagggtggtggtggtgctcctccgAGGTATGATTCTCGGAGTCCATCATTGTTTGATGATTTCTTCGATCGATTGGGATTGGGAAAGTGGAGAAGTGTGAGGGTGATGTTGCTTGTTCGATCAGcgaggttggtggtggtggtgagggaATGGAATGGGTGTAGGTTAAGGGGAAATCGCGTTTGGAGTGTCAGTGTTCGTGGCAGGTGTCGGTGGCGGAGGCTAACGTGCGCCGAGGTGTAATGGTTTGAGATGGTGAGGTTGAAGAAGACCATGCAAGGACTCAGATTGGGTGATCTGTTAGGATTCAACTGCTGATCAAAAATTAAAtgaactattttattttatttttgaaatgagaaaaattaaatgaactagcatcttagttttttttcaatatttaatgttaaaattatagtaaaattttattttcaatataGTTTATGTagagaaaatgggttttttaaGTGTAACGAAAGCGAAAGCGATAGAAGCAACCCAATACATTTGCATGAAGGAAAGTAATTAGACATGGGACAACATCCTCCACCCAATAATAACCGGATAATCATACGTTAATTTTAAAACAAACTCAGCAGCTCGTTTAGTAGTTTTcctaacacaaaaaaaaaatcaaataaatcgAAAGTAGATACTAATGTCTTACATTCATATAAAAAAGAAGCAAAATAAGAGATATCATGACCCAAATTTTGCCATAGAGAAAATGGTTGAAAAAATGTCACTATAAGttattaaaaactattttagtGTTGATACTACAAGAGAATCACTTCAGTCATTCTTCTCAAACATCTATCTACGTCGTTTATAAAATAGAATCCCTATGATACTAACTTTGCTGATGTGTCGCCACCAAAATCATTGTGCTTTTAGAATTATTCTCATTCCAAAGGCTGGTGTGTCGCTCTCACAT
This is a stretch of genomic DNA from Lotus japonicus ecotype B-129 chromosome 1, LjGifu_v1.2. It encodes these proteins:
- the LOC130733935 gene encoding sorting nexin 2B isoform X2; this encodes MMDSENHTSEEHHHHPLSAAAAPREEMESLALHDDDGNGEVLSSSKSYSNYRSVMSTLSESRHPLSPPIVSTPAESDPLLSPPMNHHHNREFSNPNSHDTSSYLDPPSYADAVFSPFDGETASNCVDSPTSSSDGLSLSRSPSSSSEYLKITVSNPVKEQENSNSIVPGGSSYVTYLITTRTNVLEFGGSEFAVRRRFRDIVTLSDRLSEAYRGFFIPPRPDKSIVESQVMQKQEFVEQRRVALEKYLRRLADHPVIRKSDEFRVFLQVQGRMPLPLTTDVASRVLDGAAKLPKQLLGESVIAPHEVVQPAKGGRDLMRLFKELKQSMANDWGGSKPPVVEEDKEFLEKKERIQELEQQINGASQQAESLVKAQQDMGETLGELGLAFIKLTKFENEEAVLNSQRVRATDMKGVATAAVKASRLYRELNAQTVKHLDTLHEYLGLMLAVHSAFSDRSSALLTVQTLLSELSSLQSRAEKLEAASSKIFGGDKSRIRKLEELQETIRVTEDAKNIAIREYERIKENNRSELERLDSERQADFLNMLKGFVVNQVGYAEKIANVWTKVAEETRKYVNEST
- the LOC130733935 gene encoding sorting nexin 2B isoform X1, with protein sequence MMDSENHTSEEHHHHPLSAAAAPREEMESLALHDDDGNGEVLSSSKSYSNYRSVMSTLSESRHPLSPPIVSTPAESDPLLSPPMNHHHNREFSNPNSHDTSSYLDPPSYADAVFSPFDGETASNCVDSPTSSSDGLSLSRSPSSSSEYLKITVSNPVKEQENSNSIVPGGSSYVTYLITTRTNVLEFGGSEFAVRRRFRDIVTLSDRLSEAYRGFFIPPRPDKSIVESQVMQKQEFVEQRRVALEKYLRRLADHPVIRKSDEFRVFLQVQGRMPLPLTTDVASRVLDGAAKLPKQLLGESVIAPHEVVQPAKGGRDLMRLFKELKQSMANDWGGSKPPVVEEDKEFLEKKERIQELEQQINGASQQAESLVKAQQDMGETLGELGLAFIKLTKFENEEAVLNSQRVRATDMKGVATAAVKASRLYRELNAQTVKHLQDTLHEYLGLMLAVHSAFSDRSSALLTVQTLLSELSSLQSRAEKLEAASSKIFGGDKSRIRKLEELQETIRVTEDAKNIAIREYERIKENNRSELERLDSERQADFLNMLKGFVVNQVGYAEKIANVWTKVAEETRKYVNEST